A region of the Pseudarthrobacter sp. MM222 genome:
CTCGGACCTGGACGAATTCGCCATCGCGGCGCTGCAGTCCGCCCCGGTGGACTCCTACGGCGTGGGCACCTCCCTCGTGACCGGGTCCGGCGCGCCGACGGCGAGCATGGTCTACAAACTGGTCAGCCGCACGGACGACGACGGCAGCTTCGTTTCGGTGGCCAAGGCCGCCAAGAACAAGACCAGCAAGGGCGGCCGCAAGTACGCACTGCGCAAGCTGAACGAACGGGGCACCGCGACCCAGGAGATCGTCGGCGTCGGGCACCGGCCGGAAGACGACGGGAACGACCGTCCGCTGCTCCAGCAGTTCATCAAGAACGGCGAACTCCTGCCCGGCTGGACCGGCCCGGAAGGCGTCCTGCGCGCCCGCCGCCGCCACGCGGACACCATGAAGGAGCTTCCGGGCGTGGTCAACCGGCTGCAGCGCGGCGAGCCAGCCATCCCCACCATCTACGAGGAGTACTGAATGTCCCGCGCCCTGATCATCGTTGACGTGCAGAACGATTTCTGCGAAGGGGGTCCGCTGGCCGTCGAAGGCGGCGCGGACCTGGCCGCCGAGATCAGCGAGTACGTCGACGCCCACCACGGCCAGTTCGACCATATTGTTGCCACCCAGGACTGGCATATCGATCCCGGCCCGCACTTCTCGGAGGACCCGGACTTCGTGGACAGCTGGCCGCGCCACTGCGTGGCCGGAACGCGGGGGGCAGAGCTGCATCCGGATCTCGACACGGAATACATCCAGGCCTACTTCCGCAAGGGCCAGTACACGGCCGCCTACTCCGGTTTCGAGGGGCTTCTGGCGCCCGACGACGCCGTCCCCACCGGTGACCGCAAGCCCGGCGCCATGCCGTTGGCCGGCAGCGCGGACCCCGCCACAGGCGGGGAGACTGCCGGAGACGACGAGGCCGGCAGCGCCGGAGGCGCCGACGCGTTAGCCGGCAGTGCTTTCGCCGACGGCGAGGACGCAATCGGACTCGACGACTGGCTGCAGAGCCACGACGTCGAGGATGTCGTGGTGGTGGGGATCGCCACCGACCACTGCGTGAAGGCCACCGCCCTGGACGGCGTCCAGGCCGGCTACTCGGTGACTGTCCTGCGCGGCCTGACCGTGGGCATCGCGGAGGACCTTGACGATGCCGTCGCCGAGATGGAACTCGGCGGCGTCGACGTCGCCTGAGGCCGTAGACTCGAAAACTGCACGTATCGTCTGACCCGCAAAACCCCGGAGTACATCATGAAAAAGACCCTCACCGTCCTCATCGCTGCCGGGGCCCTGCTCGGCGCCGCCGGCTGCTCCGCGGCCCCGCCCTTGAGCAATGAGGAGACGTGCGCCCGGATCCAGTCCGTGGGGGCCGGCCCGACGTCCAACTCGGACAAGGCTGGCATGATCCGACTCGCCAACCGCATCCGGCCGATCGAAGCAACCGCCTCCGAGGAGCTGCAGGCTCCGCTGCACTCGATCATCGAATACCTCGATGAGTCGGCGCAGCCGACCCCCGACGCCGGAAAGCTCGCGGAGCTGCAGGCCCCGTACACCGCCGCCGGCCAGACCCTCAACGAGGTCTGCGGCGCCGGCGGCCAGTAACGCAGCGGCCCCCCGGGCGCCGCGCAGTACGCAGAAGCCGCGCAGTACGCAGAAAAGGACCGGTTCACTCCGGTCCTTTTCTGTTTTCCGTCCTGATCACTCCATCCTGACCTGCGCAGCCCGGGCGGGCTACTTCCGGCCGATGAACCAGTCCTGAAGCTTCCGCAGCCGCGTCTGGAGCTGCTCCTCGTTGGCCTGCGCCACCGGCGGGCCGCCGCAGACCGTCCGGAGCTTGGTGTGGACAACGCCGTGCGGCGTGCCGGTCCGGGCGGACCAAGCCGCGACGTTCTTGGCCAGTTCGGTGCGGAGGTCCATCAACAGCCGGTGGTCCGGCACCG
Encoded here:
- a CDS encoding isochorismatase family protein; this translates as MSRALIIVDVQNDFCEGGPLAVEGGADLAAEISEYVDAHHGQFDHIVATQDWHIDPGPHFSEDPDFVDSWPRHCVAGTRGAELHPDLDTEYIQAYFRKGQYTAAYSGFEGLLAPDDAVPTGDRKPGAMPLAGSADPATGGETAGDDEAGSAGGADALAGSAFADGEDAIGLDDWLQSHDVEDVVVVGIATDHCVKATALDGVQAGYSVTVLRGLTVGIAEDLDDAVAEMELGGVDVA